One part of the Arthrobacter sp. EM1 genome encodes these proteins:
- the rplA gene encoding 50S ribosomal protein L1, whose protein sequence is MAKRSKAYEAAAAKIDAEKFYAPFEAVTLAKDTNPSKFDATVEVAFRLGVDPRKADQMVRGTVILPHGTGKTARVLVFATGDKAEAAIAAGADFVGSDDLIEKIAAGWTDFDAAVATPDLMGKVGRLGKVLGPRNLMPNPKTGTVTADVAKAVNDIKGGKIDFRVDKHSNLHFIIGKVSFDALKLAENYAAALEEVLRLKPSASKGRYIQKATVATTFGPGISVDPNVTKVLTEV, encoded by the coding sequence ATGGCAAAGCGCAGCAAAGCATATGAGGCAGCCGCAGCCAAAATCGACGCGGAGAAGTTCTACGCGCCGTTTGAGGCAGTGACGCTGGCCAAGGACACCAACCCGTCCAAGTTCGACGCCACCGTTGAGGTAGCTTTCCGCCTGGGTGTTGACCCTCGCAAGGCCGACCAGATGGTCCGCGGCACCGTTATCCTGCCGCACGGCACGGGTAAAACAGCCCGCGTCCTGGTCTTCGCAACGGGCGACAAGGCTGAGGCAGCAATCGCAGCCGGCGCCGACTTCGTTGGTTCCGATGACCTGATCGAAAAGATCGCAGCCGGCTGGACCGACTTCGACGCCGCCGTCGCCACCCCTGACCTTATGGGCAAGGTTGGCCGCCTCGGTAAGGTCCTGGGTCCGCGTAACCTGATGCCGAACCCGAAGACCGGCACCGTGACCGCTGACGTCGCCAAGGCCGTCAACGACATCAAGGGTGGCAAGATCGACTTCCGCGTCGACAAGCACTCCAACCTGCACTTCATCATCGGCAAGGTTTCGTTCGACGCCCTCAAGTTGGCCGAGAACTACGCCGCCGCTCTGGAAGAAGTTCTTCGCCTCAAGCCGTCCGCTTCCAAGGGCCGGTACATCCAGAAGGCTACCGTCGCCACCACGTTTGGCCCGGGCATCTCGGTTGACCCCAACGTCACCAAGGTCCTGACCGAGGTCTAA
- the rplK gene encoding 50S ribosomal protein L11, with the protein MAPKKKVTGLIKLQIQAGAANPAPPIGPALGQHGVNIMEFCKAYNAATEAQRGNVIPVEITVYEDRSFTFITKTPPAAELIKKAAGVAKGSPTPHTVKVAKLTQAQVNEIATSKMEDLNATSLEGAAKIIAGTARSMGITVEG; encoded by the coding sequence TTGGCTCCCAAGAAGAAGGTCACCGGCCTCATCAAGCTGCAGATCCAGGCAGGTGCCGCTAACCCGGCCCCGCCGATCGGTCCTGCGCTTGGCCAGCACGGTGTCAACATCATGGAATTCTGCAAGGCGTACAACGCTGCGACGGAAGCCCAGCGCGGCAACGTTATTCCGGTTGAAATCACGGTCTACGAGGACCGTTCATTCACGTTCATCACCAAAACCCCGCCGGCTGCAGAGCTCATCAAAAAGGCTGCAGGCGTCGCCAAGGGTTCGCCTACCCCGCACACCGTCAAGGTCGCGAAGCTTACCCAGGCCCAGGTCAACGAGATCGCCACCTCCAAGATGGAAGACCTCAACGCCACCAGCCTTGAAGGCGCCGCGAAGATCATCGCCGGCACCGCCCGCTCCATGGGTATCACCGTCGAAGGCTAA
- the nusG gene encoding transcription termination/antitermination protein NusG, translated as MSEQELEVTETELDKSQDAAVETGELSEAASAAPASDVADEAADTAEAGEAAAEESAEADSDEAAVAGDEAAGSDDESADALAAAAAAAEVDPADEFKAKLRRQEGDWFVIHSYAGYENRVKANLETRIQTLDMEDYIFEIQVPMEEVVEIKNAQRKVINRVRIPGYVLVRMDLTDASWGAVRHTPGVTGFVGNAHNPVPLRLDEVFSMLAPVFEEEQAEKGKPIKHAAAQIDVDFEVGESVIVKEGPFETLPATISEIKVDSQTLVVLVSIFERETPVTLAFNQVSKI; from the coding sequence GTGTCTGAGCAGGAGCTCGAGGTAACTGAGACTGAGCTGGATAAGAGCCAGGACGCCGCGGTGGAAACCGGGGAACTGTCCGAGGCCGCGTCTGCTGCGCCCGCATCCGACGTCGCTGACGAGGCCGCTGACACAGCAGAAGCCGGGGAAGCCGCCGCGGAAGAGTCTGCTGAGGCGGACTCGGACGAGGCAGCCGTTGCCGGCGACGAAGCAGCCGGATCCGATGACGAATCGGCCGACGCGCTGGCAGCTGCTGCGGCCGCTGCAGAGGTTGACCCGGCCGACGAGTTCAAGGCCAAGCTGCGCCGCCAGGAAGGTGACTGGTTCGTCATCCACTCCTACGCAGGCTACGAGAACCGCGTCAAGGCCAACCTTGAGACCCGCATCCAGACCCTGGACATGGAAGACTACATCTTCGAAATCCAGGTTCCGATGGAGGAAGTCGTTGAGATCAAGAACGCTCAGCGCAAGGTGATCAACCGCGTCCGGATCCCCGGCTACGTCCTGGTCCGGATGGACCTGACGGATGCCTCCTGGGGCGCCGTCCGCCACACCCCGGGCGTTACCGGATTTGTGGGCAACGCCCACAACCCGGTCCCGCTGCGCCTCGATGAGGTCTTCTCCATGCTCGCGCCGGTCTTCGAAGAAGAGCAGGCCGAGAAGGGCAAGCCCATCAAGCACGCTGCGGCGCAGATCGACGTCGACTTCGAGGTCGGCGAGTCGGTCATCGTCAAGGAGGGCCCCTTCGAGACCCTCCCGGCCACCATCTCCGAAATCAAGGTGGACTCCCAGACCCTGGTGGTGCTGGTTTCCATCTTCGAGCGCGAGACGCCGGTCACGCTGGCTTTCAACCAGGTCAGCAAGATCTAG
- the secE gene encoding preprotein translocase subunit SecE: MSEIQVTETAAGSSSGRPAKNAPKAGFFARIALFVRQVIGELKKVVAPTRKELINYTLVVLVFVVIMMLIATVLDLAFGVGVGWVFGGTGPTDR; this comes from the coding sequence ATGAGTGAGATCCAGGTGACCGAAACGGCTGCAGGCAGCTCCAGTGGCCGCCCCGCCAAGAATGCCCCCAAGGCAGGTTTCTTCGCCCGGATCGCGCTTTTTGTCCGCCAGGTCATCGGCGAACTGAAGAAGGTTGTCGCTCCGACCCGCAAGGAACTGATCAACTACACGCTTGTGGTGCTGGTGTTCGTCGTCATTATGATGCTCATCGCCACAGTGCTGGATCTGGCCTTCGGGGTCGGCGTGGGCTGGGTCTTCGGCGGCACAGGCCCCACGGACCGCTAA
- a CDS encoding pyridoxal phosphate-dependent aminotransferase, producing MPAARISQRISAIAESATLAVDAKAKALKAAGRPVIGFGAGEPDFPTPDYIVQAAIEAASQPKYHRYSPAAGLPELRQAIADKTFRDSGYRAEASQVLVTNGGKQAVYNTFATLLDPGDEVIVPTPFWTTYPEAIRLAGGVPVEVFAGPEQEYLVAVEQLEAAVTDRTKILLFVSPSNPTGAVYSPEQVREIGQWAAAKGLWVVTDEIYEHLTYDGVPFTSIATAVPELGDRVVILNGVAKTYAMTGWRVGWMIGPADVIKAATNLQSHATSNVSNIPQVAALAAVSGPLSAVDEMKLAFDRRRKAIVAGLNAIEGVDCPTPKGAFYVYADVRALLGKELPSANGPVRPSTSAELAALILDEVEVAVVPGEAFGPSGYLRLSYALGDEDLATGVARLQDFLGQAK from the coding sequence ATGCCTGCCGCCCGCATTTCACAGCGTATTTCCGCCATAGCCGAATCCGCCACATTGGCTGTTGATGCCAAGGCGAAGGCGTTGAAGGCGGCAGGCCGGCCGGTCATCGGTTTCGGCGCCGGGGAGCCGGACTTCCCGACCCCCGATTACATTGTGCAGGCGGCAATCGAAGCCGCCAGCCAGCCCAAGTACCACCGGTACTCCCCGGCCGCCGGCCTGCCGGAGTTGCGGCAGGCCATCGCGGACAAGACGTTCCGCGATTCCGGCTACCGGGCAGAGGCGTCCCAGGTGCTCGTCACCAACGGCGGCAAACAAGCCGTTTACAACACCTTCGCCACGCTACTGGACCCGGGCGACGAGGTGATTGTCCCGACTCCGTTCTGGACCACCTACCCGGAAGCCATCCGGCTCGCGGGCGGCGTCCCGGTCGAGGTCTTCGCCGGACCGGAGCAGGAATACCTGGTTGCCGTGGAGCAGCTGGAAGCGGCAGTTACGGACCGCACGAAAATACTCCTTTTTGTGTCCCCTTCCAACCCCACCGGCGCCGTGTACTCGCCGGAACAGGTCCGGGAGATCGGCCAGTGGGCAGCCGCCAAGGGACTCTGGGTGGTCACGGACGAGATCTACGAGCACCTGACCTACGACGGGGTGCCATTCACCTCGATTGCCACGGCCGTCCCTGAACTGGGCGACCGGGTGGTCATCCTCAACGGCGTGGCGAAGACGTACGCCATGACAGGCTGGCGCGTCGGGTGGATGATCGGCCCCGCCGACGTCATCAAGGCCGCCACGAACCTGCAGTCGCATGCCACGTCGAACGTCTCCAACATCCCGCAGGTTGCGGCGCTCGCCGCGGTGTCCGGTCCGCTGAGCGCCGTCGACGAGATGAAGCTCGCCTTCGACCGGCGCCGCAAAGCCATCGTGGCCGGACTGAACGCCATCGAGGGCGTGGATTGCCCGACGCCGAAAGGTGCCTTCTACGTCTACGCGGACGTCCGTGCCCTGCTTGGCAAGGAATTGCCGTCCGCAAACGGACCCGTCCGGCCGTCCACGTCCGCGGAGCTGGCGGCACTGATCCTCGATGAGGTGGAAGTGGCTGTGGTTCCGGGTGAGGCCTTTGGGCCCTCCGGGTACCTACGCCTCTCCTACGCCCTGGGCGATGAGGACCTCGCCACAGGCGTCGCCCGCCTGCAGGACTTCCTCGGCCAAGCCAAGTAA
- a CDS encoding response regulator transcription factor, with translation MSISAEERPGPGIRVVIVDDHAIFRSGLKADLDPNIVVAGEAGTVEEAIAVIAAVRPDVVLLDVHLPGGLGGGGREVLAGSAPLLGSTRFLALSVSDAAEDVVSVIRAGARGYVTKTISGKEISDAVRRVAGGDAVFSPRLAGFVLDAFGTAPADIADDELDRLSARELEVMRLIARGYSYKEVARELFISIKTVETHVSAVLRKLQLSNRHELTRWAAERRLL, from the coding sequence GTGAGCATTAGCGCGGAGGAACGTCCCGGACCGGGGATCCGGGTAGTAATTGTGGACGATCATGCCATCTTCAGGTCCGGCCTGAAAGCTGACCTGGACCCGAACATTGTCGTCGCCGGCGAGGCTGGGACTGTGGAAGAAGCCATCGCGGTGATCGCGGCGGTGCGCCCCGACGTGGTGCTCCTGGATGTCCATCTGCCCGGCGGGCTCGGCGGCGGCGGCCGAGAGGTGCTGGCCGGTTCAGCTCCCTTGCTGGGCAGTACCCGGTTCCTGGCCCTGAGCGTCTCCGACGCGGCAGAGGATGTTGTGTCGGTGATCCGGGCCGGGGCCCGCGGCTACGTCACCAAAACCATCTCCGGGAAGGAAATTTCCGACGCCGTGCGTCGGGTGGCGGGCGGCGACGCCGTCTTCTCGCCCCGGCTGGCCGGCTTTGTGCTCGATGCTTTCGGCACCGCCCCGGCCGACATTGCCGACGACGAACTGGACAGGCTCTCAGCCCGCGAGCTCGAAGTGATGCGGCTCATCGCCAGGGGCTACAGCTATAAGGAAGTCGCGAGGGAGTTGTTCATCTCGATCAAGACGGTGGAAACGCACGTCTCGGCCGTGCTGCGCAAGCTCCAGCTCTCCAACCGGCACGAACTCACCCGCTGGGCCGCCGAGCGCAGGCTCCTCTAA
- a CDS encoding ATP-binding protein, with product MTTAASRPPLVRGSDRVIAGVCAGLAGHLGWPVRMIRVGMAVAALAGGAGVAFYAWLWIMVPTADESARRSARQPVSPIAPAVSVPDGEFPAGWWRGRITGMRYGKEILLGSGLLLAAGILIARLLGVDIPLGTLVPVAAILCGAAIAWMQLDETRRAGLVDKTKADQAGGWARLAAGLALVVTGVLVMVSGSGSWEQTWLALLASVAVLGGVALVLLPWGLKFWRDLEAERAGRVRATERAEIAAHLHDSVLQTLALIQRRAGNETDVVRLARAQERELRGWLYRDPGRESGQLSERIRAAAADVEDALGRAVEVVSVGDCAMAERHEALVQAAREAMLNAARHGGGAVSVYLEVADDAAEVFVKDRGPGFDPDAVPADRLGVRESIVGRMNRHGGTATISSNEDGTEVRLRLPLAAGAATGAAAANGNGEATQ from the coding sequence ATGACAACAGCCGCTTCCCGCCCGCCGCTGGTCCGCGGCAGCGACCGGGTGATCGCCGGGGTCTGCGCCGGCCTCGCCGGGCATCTGGGCTGGCCGGTGCGGATGATCCGAGTCGGTATGGCGGTTGCCGCGCTCGCCGGCGGTGCCGGGGTGGCGTTCTACGCCTGGCTTTGGATCATGGTTCCCACCGCTGATGAAAGCGCCAGGCGCAGCGCCCGCCAGCCGGTGTCGCCCATTGCTCCCGCTGTGAGCGTGCCGGACGGTGAGTTTCCAGCCGGGTGGTGGCGCGGCAGGATCACCGGAATGCGCTACGGCAAGGAGATCCTGCTTGGGTCGGGCCTGCTGCTGGCCGCCGGCATCCTGATTGCCCGTCTGCTCGGCGTTGACATTCCGCTCGGGACCCTCGTCCCGGTTGCGGCCATCCTGTGCGGCGCGGCCATCGCCTGGATGCAGTTGGATGAAACCCGCCGGGCAGGCCTTGTGGACAAGACCAAAGCGGACCAGGCCGGCGGCTGGGCACGTCTTGCGGCCGGGTTGGCACTTGTTGTCACCGGCGTCCTGGTTATGGTGTCCGGCTCCGGGTCGTGGGAACAGACCTGGCTTGCGCTGCTGGCCTCGGTGGCGGTGCTAGGGGGCGTGGCGCTGGTCCTCTTGCCCTGGGGGCTGAAGTTCTGGCGCGACCTGGAGGCGGAACGGGCCGGGCGGGTCCGCGCCACCGAACGGGCCGAGATTGCCGCCCACCTCCACGACTCCGTGCTGCAGACCCTGGCCCTGATCCAGCGGCGGGCCGGCAACGAGACCGACGTCGTCCGGCTTGCCCGCGCCCAGGAACGCGAGTTGAGGGGCTGGCTGTACCGGGATCCGGGCCGGGAATCCGGTCAGTTGTCCGAGCGTATTAGGGCCGCCGCGGCGGACGTGGAGGACGCCCTGGGCCGCGCGGTCGAAGTGGTCTCTGTGGGGGACTGCGCCATGGCCGAACGCCACGAGGCGCTCGTCCAGGCCGCCCGAGAGGCGATGCTGAACGCTGCCCGGCACGGCGGCGGCGCCGTGTCCGTGTATCTGGAGGTCGCCGACGACGCGGCGGAGGTCTTCGTGAAGGACCGCGGTCCCGGCTTCGACCCGGACGCCGTCCCTGCTGACCGGCTGGGGGTCCGTGAATCGATTGTCGGCCGGATGAACCGCCATGGCGGCACCGCTACCATCAGCAGCAACGAAGACGGCACCGAGGTGCGGCTGAGGCTTCCGTTGGCGGCGGGAGCAGCCACGGGCGCTGCGGCCGCCAACGGCAACGGAGAGGCAACACAGTGA
- a CDS encoding PspC domain-containing protein encodes MNPHPEHPNEGNAPAGGAAEEPAAPAAETSAGTAANTSATAPLEDSAGSGAGNPPPPPYDYAPTPPPPPPYDYAPTPPPPPPYDYAPTPPPAGSPPQDFFDWIRSHGVHRGRERWVGGVASGIARHFGVDPLIVRGILIVLAIFAGVGVLLYGIAWALLPEPDGRIHLQEAAAGRWSSGMTGALITTVVGFPSLGSGAWGWDRYGAGPFLWTVFWVGGAIYLIYYLTHRNKSRNGATGLSAGHPDGDPAVHTAYPPKQATPAVPAGVAPFAATGYGASETPAHNGESTLPAPGWGTPQPPGATRPFRGGYQPVPGPVQPGKPRKLGPGTPAVAVTAGLALLVGGGIKILDVANLINLGTSSSAVIWASAAVVLGLGILIAGLRGRTSGSLGFLAALALVVGGIFNVLPNGDRFRPQNADWSPVSIEQALGGFDITAGTGTVDLTGLSLNPPLKTDLVVPLDATASNLTVVIPDTVPVEIQADMTMGNLNEGSQNHSGMTTRQIDYNTEMPGATLIVKIDGTFSNVTIKEGN; translated from the coding sequence ATGAATCCGCACCCTGAGCACCCCAATGAAGGAAACGCCCCTGCAGGCGGTGCCGCAGAAGAGCCTGCGGCGCCGGCCGCGGAGACCTCTGCCGGCACTGCCGCCAACACCTCCGCGACCGCGCCGCTGGAGGATTCGGCCGGTTCCGGGGCCGGCAACCCGCCTCCTCCGCCCTACGACTACGCGCCAACACCTCCTCCGCCTCCGCCCTACGACTACGCGCCAACACCTCCTCCGCCTCCGCCTTACGACTACGCGCCAACGCCTCCGCCGGCCGGCAGCCCGCCGCAGGATTTCTTCGACTGGATCCGGAGCCACGGCGTCCACCGAGGCCGCGAGCGCTGGGTCGGCGGGGTGGCAAGTGGCATAGCCCGGCACTTCGGCGTCGACCCGTTGATTGTCCGCGGCATCCTGATAGTGCTGGCAATCTTCGCCGGCGTCGGCGTCCTGCTCTACGGCATCGCGTGGGCACTCCTGCCCGAACCGGACGGGCGCATCCATCTGCAGGAAGCCGCCGCGGGCCGCTGGTCATCCGGCATGACCGGGGCCCTGATCACCACGGTCGTCGGCTTCCCCAGCCTGGGCAGCGGCGCCTGGGGCTGGGACCGCTACGGCGCTGGCCCCTTCCTTTGGACAGTTTTTTGGGTCGGCGGCGCCATCTACCTCATCTACTACCTCACGCACCGCAACAAGTCCCGGAACGGCGCCACCGGCCTGTCCGCTGGCCATCCGGACGGTGACCCGGCGGTCCACACCGCCTACCCGCCAAAGCAGGCAACGCCCGCGGTACCGGCAGGGGTGGCCCCCTTCGCCGCAACCGGCTACGGGGCCTCGGAAACACCGGCCCACAACGGCGAGTCAACGCTGCCGGCACCGGGCTGGGGCACACCCCAACCGCCGGGTGCAACACGCCCGTTCCGTGGCGGCTACCAGCCGGTGCCCGGGCCCGTCCAGCCGGGCAAACCCCGGAAGCTGGGCCCGGGCACTCCCGCCGTCGCGGTGACAGCCGGCCTTGCCCTGCTGGTGGGCGGCGGTATCAAGATCCTCGACGTCGCGAACCTCATCAACCTCGGTACCTCCAGCAGCGCCGTTATCTGGGCCAGCGCCGCCGTGGTCCTGGGTCTCGGCATCCTTATCGCCGGTCTCAGGGGCCGCACGTCGGGCAGCCTCGGGTTCTTGGCAGCGCTCGCCCTGGTCGTCGGCGGAATCTTCAATGTGTTGCCCAACGGCGACCGCTTCCGTCCGCAGAATGCGGACTGGTCACCGGTGAGCATCGAGCAGGCACTGGGAGGCTTCGACATCACGGCCGGCACCGGAACCGTGGACCTTACCGGGCTCTCGCTCAACCCTCCGTTGAAAACCGACCTTGTGGTCCCTCTCGACGCGACAGCAAGCAACCTCACGGTGGTCATCCCGGACACCGTTCCGGTGGAAATCCAGGCAGACATGACCATGGGCAACCTCAATGAGGGCAGCCAGAATCACAGTGGCATGACCACTCGGCAGATCGATTACAACACCGAAATGCCGGGGGCGACCCTGATCGTCAAGATAGACGGCACCTTCAGCAACGTCACCATCAAGGAAGGTAATTGA
- a CDS encoding PspC domain-containing protein: MEKFFSTVRGLGLKRGPQRWLGGVCGGIAAKLNVDVAFVRIAFLLVALLPGPAFVLYLAAWLLLPDQRNAVVLETFLAKRSGRP, encoded by the coding sequence ATGGAAAAATTCTTCAGCACCGTCAGGGGCCTTGGGCTCAAACGCGGCCCGCAGCGTTGGCTGGGCGGAGTCTGCGGAGGCATCGCCGCCAAACTGAACGTGGATGTTGCGTTCGTCCGGATCGCCTTTTTGCTCGTCGCGCTGCTGCCTGGACCGGCTTTTGTGCTTTATCTTGCGGCCTGGCTTCTCCTCCCGGACCAGCGGAACGCCGTCGTCCTTGAGACGTTCCTCGCCAAGCGCTCGGGACGACCCTGA
- a CDS encoding 6-phosphofructokinase, translated as MKIGILTSGGDCPGLNAVIRGAVLKGIAVHGHEFVGFLDGWRGVVEADTIDIPRSMVRGIAKQGGTILGTSRTNPFENNGGPEVIKANMDRLGIDALIAIGGEGTLAAAKRLTDAGLKIVGVPKTVDNDLDATDYTFGFDTAVEIATEAIDRLRTTGESHHRCMIAEVMGRHVGWIALHAGMASGAHAILIPEQKASMKQIADWVVSARDRGRAPLIVVAEGFVPDDQETPHSERGLDTFGRPRLGGISERLAPELEAMTGIETRATVLGHIQRGGVPTAFDRVLATRLGMAAIDSVVEARWGTMVSLNGTDIVHVGFDAALGNLKTVPQYRYDEAAVLFG; from the coding sequence ATGAAAATTGGAATCCTCACCAGTGGCGGCGACTGCCCGGGACTGAACGCCGTCATCCGAGGCGCCGTCCTGAAGGGCATCGCCGTGCACGGCCACGAGTTCGTGGGGTTCCTGGACGGCTGGCGTGGCGTCGTCGAAGCAGACACCATCGATATCCCCCGCAGCATGGTCCGCGGCATCGCCAAACAGGGCGGGACCATCCTGGGGACGTCCCGGACCAACCCGTTTGAAAACAACGGCGGACCCGAGGTGATCAAGGCCAATATGGACCGGTTGGGCATCGACGCCCTCATCGCCATCGGCGGGGAAGGCACGCTGGCGGCCGCCAAACGCCTCACCGACGCCGGCCTGAAGATCGTGGGCGTCCCCAAGACCGTCGACAACGATCTCGACGCCACTGACTACACCTTCGGCTTCGACACCGCCGTCGAAATTGCCACCGAGGCGATCGACCGGCTGCGGACCACCGGCGAGTCCCACCACCGTTGCATGATCGCCGAAGTGATGGGACGCCACGTGGGCTGGATCGCCCTGCACGCCGGCATGGCCTCGGGCGCCCACGCCATCCTGATCCCGGAGCAGAAAGCCTCGATGAAGCAGATCGCCGACTGGGTTGTCTCGGCTCGGGACCGTGGCCGCGCGCCGCTCATTGTCGTGGCCGAGGGATTCGTCCCGGATGACCAGGAAACGCCGCACTCCGAACGCGGGCTGGACACCTTCGGACGTCCGCGCCTTGGCGGGATCTCGGAAAGGCTGGCCCCCGAGCTGGAAGCCATGACCGGCATCGAAACCCGTGCGACCGTCCTGGGCCACATCCAGCGCGGCGGTGTTCCCACCGCATTCGACCGTGTCCTGGCGACCCGGCTGGGCATGGCCGCGATCGATTCGGTCGTCGAAGCGCGCTGGGGCACCATGGTGTCCCTCAACGGCACCGACATCGTCCATGTAGGCTTCGACGCCGCGCTCGGTAACCTCAAGACCGTCCCGCAGTACCGCTACGACGAGGCCGCGGTCCTCTTCGGTTAG
- a CDS encoding GNAT family N-acetyltransferase, whose protein sequence is MTLEPGSVDIIQLAWARSLGLDDGAFAAAAGERITRADDSARAVRFVRLFGNSAFVGPQWALDAARGLTDGELAQHGTLLALTREHGGHGLGATALFFADDLPLQQPAEELTVSPGSPEAVELESACPPDDVNEVGLADLEHRFTIMHVEDGRKTPVACGAYTEWEGILAQMGVLVAPDWRRRGLGSLAASIAAHEALASGLTLQWRAEVSNKGALAIARSLGLAAGGIQTSVLLG, encoded by the coding sequence ATGACACTTGAGCCCGGTTCCGTCGACATCATCCAGCTCGCGTGGGCCCGTTCCCTCGGTCTGGACGACGGCGCGTTTGCCGCTGCGGCGGGCGAACGCATCACGCGGGCAGACGACTCGGCCCGCGCCGTCCGGTTTGTCCGGCTGTTCGGCAATTCTGCATTCGTGGGACCACAATGGGCGCTGGACGCCGCCAGGGGGCTAACCGACGGGGAGCTGGCGCAACACGGCACGCTGCTCGCCCTCACCCGGGAGCACGGAGGCCACGGTCTCGGCGCCACGGCACTTTTTTTCGCAGATGATCTGCCCCTGCAACAACCCGCTGAGGAGCTCACCGTCTCGCCGGGCAGCCCGGAAGCTGTCGAGCTGGAATCCGCCTGCCCGCCGGATGACGTCAACGAAGTAGGCCTCGCGGACCTTGAGCACCGTTTCACCATCATGCATGTGGAAGACGGCCGCAAGACCCCGGTGGCCTGCGGTGCCTACACCGAGTGGGAAGGCATCCTGGCCCAGATGGGGGTGCTGGTCGCCCCGGACTGGCGCCGCCGGGGGCTGGGATCACTGGCGGCCTCCATCGCGGCTCATGAGGCACTCGCCTCAGGGCTGACGCTGCAATGGCGTGCCGAGGTCAGCAACAAGGGCGCACTGGCCATCGCCCGCAGCCTGGGCCTGGCCGCCGGCGGCATCCAGACCAGCGTGCTGCTGGGCTGA
- a CDS encoding DHA2 family efflux MFS transporter permease subunit produces METVARPWPALWSLVIGFFMILIDTTIVSVANPRIMEGLNADINSVIWVTSAYLLAYAVPLLITGRLGDRFGPKKLYLTGLVVFTLASLWCGLSGDVQMLIVARVFQGFGAALMTPQTMAVITRIFAPDRRGAAMGVWGATAGIATLVGPILGGVLVDGLGWEWIFFINVPVGIVGFVLAVRYVPALSTHPHKFDIPGVVLSAVGLFLLVFGIQEGETYDWGTITGPITVWGLIISGIAVLVVFVWWQKINKGEPLLPLSLFKDRNFSLANISITTVGFTVTAFTLPLIFYYQIVRGLTPTQSALMMVPMAVIAGGLAPVVGKIIDRVNPKYITATSLVLMSVALFWNSSLMHPDTPIWLFLLPSAVLGFANAGIWAPLSSTATRNLQPRQAGAGSGVYNTTRQIGAVLGSAAIAVLIQSRLASELPAAPAGASPMAFGGTLPEALREGFSTAMGQSIMLPAAVILLGAAVALFFAKPQPVQGWGRPATAPAGASSDEQAPAKQR; encoded by the coding sequence ATGGAAACTGTAGCCAGGCCGTGGCCGGCACTCTGGTCCCTCGTTATCGGGTTCTTTATGATCCTGATCGACACCACCATCGTCTCGGTGGCCAACCCCCGCATTATGGAAGGCCTGAACGCGGACATCAACTCGGTAATCTGGGTGACCAGCGCCTACCTGCTCGCCTACGCGGTGCCGCTGCTGATCACCGGCCGGCTGGGCGACCGCTTCGGCCCCAAGAAGCTCTACCTGACCGGCCTGGTCGTCTTCACGCTGGCCTCCCTTTGGTGCGGTCTCTCCGGCGACGTCCAGATGCTGATCGTGGCCCGGGTGTTCCAGGGCTTCGGCGCCGCACTCATGACACCCCAGACCATGGCGGTGATCACCCGGATCTTCGCACCGGACCGGCGGGGTGCCGCGATGGGCGTCTGGGGCGCCACCGCAGGCATCGCGACCCTCGTCGGCCCGATCCTCGGCGGCGTCCTCGTCGACGGCCTGGGCTGGGAATGGATCTTCTTTATTAACGTTCCGGTTGGCATCGTCGGGTTTGTCCTGGCCGTGCGGTACGTGCCGGCCCTGAGCACCCACCCGCACAAGTTCGACATCCCCGGTGTAGTGCTCAGCGCCGTCGGATTGTTCCTGCTGGTATTCGGCATCCAGGAAGGTGAGACGTACGACTGGGGGACCATCACCGGGCCGATTACGGTATGGGGCCTAATCATCTCGGGAATCGCCGTCCTGGTGGTCTTCGTTTGGTGGCAAAAGATCAACAAGGGCGAGCCGCTGCTGCCGCTGTCCCTCTTCAAGGACCGGAACTTCTCGCTCGCGAACATCAGCATCACCACCGTCGGCTTTACCGTCACGGCCTTCACCCTGCCGCTGATCTTCTACTACCAGATTGTCCGCGGGCTGACGCCCACCCAGTCTGCCCTGATGATGGTTCCGATGGCCGTGATCGCTGGTGGCCTGGCACCCGTCGTCGGGAAGATTATCGACAGGGTCAATCCGAAGTACATCACCGCCACAAGCCTGGTTCTGATGTCCGTGGCGCTGTTCTGGAATTCCTCCCTGATGCACCCGGACACGCCGATCTGGCTGTTCCTGCTGCCGAGCGCTGTGCTGGGCTTCGCTAACGCCGGAATCTGGGCGCCCCTTAGTTCGACCGCCACCCGAAACCTGCAGCCCCGCCAGGCCGGTGCCGGTTCCGGGGTCTACAACACCACCCGGCAGATTGGGGCCGTCCTCGGCAGCGCTGCCATTGCAGTGCTCATTCAGTCCCGCCTGGCATCGGAGCTGCCGGCAGCTCCCGCCGGCGCCAGCCCGATGGCATTTGGCGGCACCCTGCCTGAGGCCCTGCGCGAGGGATTCTCGACGGCGATGGGCCAGTCCATTATGCTTCCCGCTGCCGTGATTCTGCTCGGCGCGGCGGTGGCGCTGTTCTTCGCGAAGCCCCAGCCGGTTCAGGGCTGGGGCAGGCCCGCAACCGCTCCGGCGGGGGCTTCGTCAGATGAGCAGGCGCCGGCAAAGCAGCGCTAA